From one Magnolia sinica isolate HGM2019 chromosome 18, MsV1, whole genome shotgun sequence genomic stretch:
- the LOC131232877 gene encoding trihelix transcription factor ENAP1-like: protein MAASSSSPSPSPSPRPIAQQPSRRIPPPCWSHQETVALIDAYRAKWYSLNRGNLRASHWQEVADSVGRTCRLVSPPKTSLQCRHKIEKLRKRYRTEKQRSLAAGPHAGPPSWPYFRKMDSMEIGGASPDTSDDDDEFDARVGNTRSLHRLLLNGAGHRSGASAAAASAGVRTKVEERRNSGGDDLKRGSPSSSGFDAVASAVRMVGDGFMRIEKMKMEIAKETERVRMDMELKRTEMIIESQQRIFDVFLEGFGGKERAKRMPLSPEN from the coding sequence ATGGCCGCGTCCTcctcctctccttctccctcGCCCTCTCCTCGCCCCATCGCCCAACAACCTTCTAGAAGGATCCCTCCTCCTTGCTGGTCCCACCAAGAAACCGTAGCCCTCATCGACGCGTACCGCGCGAAATGGTACTCCCTCAACCGGGGCAACCTCAGGGCTTCCCACTGGCAGGAGGTCGCCGATTCGGTAGGCCGCACCTGCCGCCTCGTCTCCCCTCCAAAGACCTCCCTCCAATGCCGCCACAAGATCGAGAAGCTCCGCAAGCGCTACCGCACCGAGAAGCAGCGCTCCCTCGCCGCGGGTCCCCACGCCGGGCCCCCCTCCTGGCCGTACTTCCGCAAGATGGATTCCATGGAAATTGGTGGTGCCTCACCGGACACCTCAGACGACGACGATGAATTCGATGCCAGGGTTGGCAACACCCGCAGCTTGCACCGCCTGCTTTTGAATGGCGCGGGCCACCGTTCTGGGGCTTCTGCTGCCGCCGCATCCGCGGGAGTACGAACGAAGGTCGAGGAGAGGCGTAATTCGGGCGGTGACGATTTGAAGAGGGGTTCTCCATCATCTTCCGGTTTCGATGCGGTGGCCTCGGCTGTCCGGATGGTCGGGGATGGGTTTATGAGGATTGAGAAGATGAAGATGGAGATTGCGAAGGAGACAGAGAGGGTGCGGATGGATATGGAGTTGAAGCGGACGGAGATGATCATTGAGTCACAGCAGCGGATCTTCGATGTGTTTTTGGAAGGGTTTGGAGGTAAGGAGAGGGCGAAGAGGATGCCGCTGTCGCCGGAGAATTAG